Proteins encoded within one genomic window of Panicum virgatum strain AP13 chromosome 1N, P.virgatum_v5, whole genome shotgun sequence:
- the LOC120655596 gene encoding guanylate-binding protein 4-like: MLQMLGLRGSVSKDRGRGGDASPSSSSAAAAAGGTGTPRSPWTPASSPRSPFAAEAGGEGGGGRPLRLVYCDERGRFRMDPEAVAALQLVKGPVGVVSVCGRARQGKSFILNQLLGRSSGFQVASTHRPCTKGLWMWSAPIKRTALDGTEYSLLLLDSEGIDAYDQTGTYSIQIFSLAVLLSSMFIYNQMGGIDEAALDRLSLVTEMTKHIRVRANGGRSTASELGQFSPIFIWLLRDFYLDLVENDRKITPRDYLEIALRPLDGRGKDISSKNEIRESIRSLFPDRECFTLVRPLNNENELQRLDQIPIEKLRPEFQAGLDELTRFIFERTRPKQVAGTIMTGPVLAGVTQSFLDALNNGAVPTISSSWQSVEEAECRKAYDSAAEIYMSSFIHSRLAEEDALRDAHEAALRKALDAYNTAAVGTGTSRAHYEKVLNNFCRKAFQDYKRNAFLEADKQCSNAIQNMENKIRAACAAPRVKVSAVIQVLETSLAEYETSCTGPAKWRTLAAFLRQCLEGPILDLCLKLINEAESERTSFALRCRSNEDQLELLKKQLEANEAHKSEYLKRYETAISEKQRTSADLSGHLANLRTKCSTLEERCVSISKELDHVRHECTGWRAKYEQSASQQKAEQDRYVAQLASLESRYSSAEGKLGAAREQASSATEEAAEWKKKYETAALHAKTALERLASVQEQINKIAQERESAIRAEFATHLEEKEEEIRKLLAKIRQAESEESVLMERLQVAESKTQGHNKETAGLKDEIKELMNKLEFLRDRAVSYEKQARMLEQEKIHLQEKFLSECKKYDEAEQRYKSAERDAKKATELADVSRTEAIASQKEKDEAQRLSMEKVAVIERIQRQVDRLEQEKVNLLGEVQRMRSSESDAWSKVTLLESRVAEREKEMDDLLSRSNEQRSSTVHVLDSLLATERAARAEANKRAEAISLQLQSTQGELDVLQQELTLIRLAGTARDGKLRTTTRGKRLRGNEVGVDSVHHMDIDPPERSRKRTKSNTSPLKGIHTDDGGSVHMGEDSVTVSTDMKGINPDGYKKFTIAKLKEELTKHGFGAQLLELKNPTKKDILVLYKKLVLCE, translated from the exons ATGTTGCAGATGCTGGGCCTCCGCGGCTCCGTGTCCAAGGACCGGGGTCGCGGGGGCGACGCgtccccgtcctcctcctcggcggcggcggcggccggtggcacGGGGACCCCGCGCTCGCCGTGGACCccggcgtcctcgccgcgctcgccgttCGCCGCCGAGGCGGGGGGCGAGGGCGGGGGCGGCCGGCCGCTGCGGCTGGTGTACTGCGACGAGCGCGGCCGGTTCCGGATGGACCCGGAGGCCGTGGCCGCGCTGCAGCTCGTCAAGGGGCCCGTCGGGGTCGTCTCTGtctgcggccgcgcgcgccaggGGAAGAGCTTCATCCTTAACCAG CTTCTAGGAAGGAGCAGTGGATTTCAAGTAGCAAGTACCCATCGGCCCTGCACCAAGGGCCTTTGGATGTGGAGTGCCCCAATAAAGAGAACTGCCCTTGATGGAACTGAATACAGTCTTCTGCTACTTGACAGCGAGGGCATTGATGCCTACGATCAGACG GGCACCTACAGCATTCAGATTTTTTCTTTGGCGGTCCTACTATCGAGCATGTTCATATATAATCAG ATGGGTGGTATAGATGAGGCAGCCCTTGACCGCCTTTCACTTGTTACTGAGATGACCAAGCATATCCGTGTGAGGGCTAATGGTGGGAGGTCTACTGCATCTGAGCTTGGGCAATTTTCACCTATCTTCATCTGGCTGCTGAGG GATTTCTATCTAGATTTAGTGGAAAATGATAGAAAGATAACTCCACGGGATTACTTGGAAATTGCACTGAGGCCTCTTGATGGTAGAGGAAAGGATATATCTTCAAAGAATGAG ATCCGTGAATCCATCCGTTCGCTCTTTCCTGATAGAGAATGTTTCACATTGGTGCGCCCATTGAACAATGAAAATGAACTTCAACGTCTAGATCAAATTCCT ATAGAGAAATTACGGCCTGAATTCCAAGCGGGACTGGATGAATTAACAAGGTTTATTTTTGAGAGGACAAGGCCTAAGCAAGTTGCTGGTACAATCATGACAGGACCGGTACTAGCTGGTGTTACACAGTCCTTCCTGGATGCACTAAATAATGGTGCTGTGCCTACCATATCATCCTCTTGGCAG AGCGTAGAAGAAGCAGAATGCCGAAAAGCATATGATTCTGCGGCAGAGATTTACATGTCATCTTTCATCCACAGCAGATTAGCTGAAGAA GATGCTTTAAGGGATGCACATGAAGCTGCTTTAAGAAAGGCACTTGATGCATACAATACTGCTGCTGTTGGAACTGGTACTTCACGTGCTCACTATGAGAAAGTTCTTAACAATTTCTGCAGAAAGGCATTTCAG GATTACAAAAGGAATGCTTTCTTAGAGGCTGACAAGCAGTGCTCAAATGCTATACAAAACATGGAGAACAAGATCCGAGCGGCATGTGCTGCTCCTAGAGTCAAAGTTTCTGCAGTGATTCAG GTCCTGGAAACTTCACTAGCTGAATATGAAACTTCCTGTACTGGCCCAGCGAAATGGAGAACGCTTGCAGCTTTTTTAAGACAATG TTTGGAAGGGCCTATATTAGACCTCTGCTTGAAGTTAATAAATGAAGCTGAATCAGAGAGGACTTCTTTTGCTCTAAGATGTCGGTCAAATGAGGACCAACTGGAACTTTTAAAGAAGCAACTTGAAGCTAATGAGGCACACAAATCTGAATATTTGAAGCGCTATGAAACTGCCATAAGTGAAAAACAGAGGACTTCTGCTGATCTTAGTGGGCATCTTGCGAACCTGAGGACCAAGTGTAGCACATTAGAAGAACGCTGTGTAAGCATATCTAAGGAACTTGACCATGTCCGACATGAATGCACTGGTTGGAGGGCAAAGTATGAGCAATCTGCTTCTCAGCAAAAAGCTGAGCAAGATAGATATGTTGCTCAGTTGGCCTCTCTTGAGTCTAGATACAGCTCTGCAGAGGGAAAGTTGGGCGCAGCTCGTGAACAAGCATCCTCTGCCACGGAGGAGGCTGCAGAGTGGAAGAAGAAATATGAAACAGCTGCTCTGCATGCTAAAACTGCACTGGAGAGATTAGCATCAGTGCAAGAACAAATTAACAAAATTGCACAAGAAAGGGAGAGTGCTATAAGGGCAGAATTTGCCACACATTTGGAGGAAAAG GAAGAGGAAATAAGGAAATTACTTGCAAAGATTAGACAGGCGGAGAGTGAAGAAAGTGTGTTGATGGAGCGCTTGCAG GTTGCAGAATCAAAAACACAGGGCCACAACAAGGAAACTGCAGGCTTGaaggatgaaatcaaagaattaatgaacaaattagaATTTCTAAGAGACAGAGCAGTATCATATGAAAAGCAAGCTAGAATGCTTGAACAAGAAAAAATCCATCTTCAAGAGAAGTTCTTGTCTGAATGTAAGAAATATGATGAGGCAGAACAAAGATACAAGTCTGCAGAAAGGGATGCAAAGAAAGCTACTGAGTTGGCTGACGTGTCTCGAACAGAGGCTATTGCATCTCAGAAAGAGAAGGATGAGGCACAGCGGTTATCGATGGAAAAGGTAGCAGTTATTGAGAGAATTCAAAGACAGGTTGACAGACTAGAGCAGGAAAAAGTTAATCTATTAGGTGAAGTCCAGAGGATGCGTAGTTCTGAATCTGATGCCTGGTCCAAGGTTACTTTGCTTGAGAGTAGGGTTGCTGAGAGGGAGAAAGAAATGGATGATTTACTGAGCCGTAGCAATGAACAAAGGTCCAGTACTGTCCATGTCCTTGATAGTCTGTTGGCAACGGAGCGTGCAGCTAGAGCTGAAGCCAATAAGCGTGCAGAGGCCATATCTCTGCAGCTACAGTCCACCCAAGGTGAACTTGATGTACTCCAGCAGGAGTTGACATTGATCCGTCTTGCTGGGACTGCACGTGATGGCAAGCTTCGGACCACTACTCGGGGCAAAAGGCTGCGAGGTAATGAAGTAGGCGTGGACTCTGTCCACCATATGGACATTGATCCTCCGGAGAGGAGTAGAAAAAGAACCAAAAGCAACACAAGCCCGTTAAAGGGTATACATACTGATGATGGTGGTTCTGTTCATATGGGAGAAGACAGTGTCACAGTTAGTACGGATATGAAGGGCATCAATCCAGATGGTTACAAAAAGTTCACCATTGCAAAACTGAAAGAGGAGCTAACAAAGCATGGATTTGGTGCTCAGTTGCTAGAGCTAAAGAATCCTACCAAGAAGGACATACTCGTGCTTTATAAGAAGCTTGTTCTGTGCGAGTAA